TCGCCGAGGGCAGCTGCCTCTACTTCGGCGCCGGGCGTGACGCCATGGACTACTTCGCGTCCGTCGGCTTCGCGCCGGGATTCCACGTCAACCCGGCCGACTTCATGCTCGACCTCGCAAATGGTGAGTCATCGTATTATGTACGTGTGCCTACGCCACAGGCTACTGCAGCTTTGCCTTGCATGCGTGTCTCTCTCTTCTAGCTGTTTCAGTTTCGATCTATTCATCGTCTTAACTAATCAGAAGAATTTTAAAGAGTTGAAACACacatttagggctgatttggtgattagGGATCCCTAGGCATCCATGGGGGAGGAATCCCCTtgcaattcaattttgaatagcaagaggATTTCTTCCCCTCGGGATTCTcggtcaccaaatcagccttAGAGACATGCATCAATAGATCGAGTACTAAATTCTGGCATGCAATTGAGCGACGGCATGCACCAACAGAAAGAGATATACATATACATCGTGTTAAGATGGAGAGGAAAAGTGGCGTTGAAGTCAGAAGTACTATAGCTAGAGTCCGTGTTGGTGTGTTCTTATTGCTACCGTTTTCTGCAATTGTGAGGACTAGATTCATCAAGTGGCCGGAGACAAGCAAAACATCGAGTGAGTGTGGAGTGCACCGAacaaagaagagagagagagaggcatgAGAGGAAAAAAAAGGagtggagagagagaggggggtgaGTAGTGCCTCTTGCATCCATAGTGTTCTCTCGCTTTCTTTTTCCTTTCTGCAAAGCACTTTAAGGTTGAAAAAAAAAAACATCTAAGGGACACCTGTCACTGAAGGTCTGAAGGTGGGAATTAGGACACTACCCCAGTGGCTCCTCCTCCCACGGAATGGTAGATGCTCACGTTCTTTTCAATCCTAAACCATTCTAGCCTCAACGTATTAGATACTTAGGTatacgtagagagagagagaaaagttatatatatatatatatatctaaaaaACCAGAATGACTTATAATTTAAAATAGATGCAGTAATAGATATTCGcaggtgtgtgtatatatatcacCACTCAGTTCGGACTACCACCCAAAGATCGAGTTGAAAGCATCCCTGTGTTCCAACTTCCAAGACCTGTTTCGGCATAGGCCACTCGTAAACGACGCGCGTCGACAGTCACCAACATGGGGTTTGGTTTTGTCCAAACACAGGCGATTAATTGTTAGTGTATAGTACAGAGAAAGTTGCGGATGAGCTCCATACATTACTGTGAACCCAAGTACGCAACACGTACGCAAACACATCCCTGGTCGTCTAGCACAGGCGAGTGTGCATGACGGATGGATCTTCCGACACTCGCGGCAGCTTTTAGTTGGATCTGGTTTCCTTTACTAATTGCCTCTTTTTTTTATTATGGTGCTAATACACGGTATTATGTTGATGAAGAGAGATAAAAAAATCCATAGGAACGAACATTTTGGTATAAACTTCCATCACAACTAAgaccttgttcggttagctctcaatataTGTGGATTGACTGAGATTGTGTAAGTTTAAATCCCAAGCAAATTAAAGTTTTTCCAAATTTTTTCTAATCTTAACAATCCATGTATAATGGGAATAAAGGAGAGGTGCATATGGGTGTCAAAACACTATTTCTCCATTGTGTACTGCACTGTTTAGACGATGGAACGAGAGGTGAGAATGAGTAAAGCTGCTCGAGATAGGCAGTGACCTTAACATATATGCATGCGATCGCTGGATATGTATGCACGCTAGACTTGGAAACATATGCCCTGCTTCATGCTGGCTTTAGACAGGAGGAATCATATCGTTTCCCTCTGCAGAATTGCCCTGTTTCTGGAGCCTAGGCCACTTTCGATCTCTTCTGCCCCCCCTTTTTGCCTTTATTTTGGAGTTGGGCCGGGGGCACCCTCACCTCTTTTTTTTATTCATTCATTAGCTCAGTGCACCAGCACATCAGACCAAAGCTAGCACGATGGCATGGCAATACTCGATGAGAAATTGTTATACTGGGCCCCGCCTCCAAGAGAATTTTTCTCAAAATTTATTTTGAACAGGTTTCGCCCAGGCAGACTACAATGCCGTCACAACACAACAGCAAGGCGGCAGCAGCGTGAAGCAGTCGCTCATCTCGTCCTACAACAAGGTGCTGGCCCCGAGGGTGAAGGCCTCCGTCGTGGCCGCGgagccgccaccgccgccgcacGTGCAGAGCGGCGGCGAGGCGGCGGAGAGCTGCAGCACGAGCTGGTGCAACCAGTTCACGGTGCTGCTCCGGCGCAGCCTCAAGGAGCGGCGGCACGAGGCGTTCGCGTCGCTGCGCGTGTTCCAGATCATGGCGCCGGCGCTGGTGGCGGGCGCCATGTGGTGGCGCTCGTCGCCGCTGGCGGTGCAGGACCGCCTGGGCCTGCTCTTCTTCGCCTCCATCTTCTGGGGCGTCTTCGCCTCCTTCAACGCCGTGTTCGCGTTCCCGCAGGAGCGCCCGGTGCTGGCCCGCGAGCGCGCCTCGGGGATGTACGCGCTCTCGTCCTACTTCCTGGCCCGCACCGCGGGGGACCTGCCCATGGAGCTCGCCCTGCCCACCGCCTTCACCGTCGTCGTCTACCTCATGGCGGCGCTCAACCCGTCCCCCGTCGCGTTCGCGCTCACGCTCGCCGTCGTCCTGGCCTACGTCCTCGTCGCCGGCGGCCTCGGCCTCGCCGTCGGCGCACTCATGATGGACGCCAAGCGCGCGTCCACGCTGGTCACCGTCATCATGCTCGCATACCTCCTCACCGGCGGCTTCTACGTGCACAGCGTGCCGCGGTTCATGGTCTGGACCAAGTACACCTCCTTCACCTACTACTGCTACCGCCTGCTCATCGCCGTGCAGTACAGCGGACACCTCAAGCGCCTGCTCCCACCGGAGGCCGTCCACGGCGAGGTTGGCCCCGGGGCCTGCGTCGCCGCGCTCGTCGCCATGTTCTTCGGCTACCGCCTGCTGGCGTACGTCGCGCTGCGCCGCGTCAGGAAAT
This portion of the Zea mays cultivar B73 chromosome 2, Zm-B73-REFERENCE-NAM-5.0, whole genome shotgun sequence genome encodes:
- the LOC100384206 gene encoding ABC transporter G family member 25 yields the protein MPPNAQDVHGSSGGLAMTAPAASKMDCFLTAVCTPLNLQFIDVSYRVKQTERSSKAAPGGRISHSGSGAAAPEERTILKGITGEARPGEVLAVLGPSGSGKSTLLSILGGRLAGHHGGTVLAGGRPPCRAVQRRTGFVAQDDVLHPHLTVRETLAFCAMLRLPRSAPAAAKAAAAEAVIGELGLGACADTIVGNAFVRGVSGGERKRVSIGHELLVNPSLLVLDEPTSGLDSTAAARLVATLSALARKGRSVVLSVHQPSSRVYRMFDSVLLLAEGSCLYFGAGRDAMDYFASVGFAPGFHVNPADFMLDLANGFAQADYNAVTTQQQGGSSVKQSLISSYNKVLAPRVKASVVAAEPPPPPHVQSGGEAAESCSTSWCNQFTVLLRRSLKERRHEAFASLRVFQIMAPALVAGAMWWRSSPLAVQDRLGLLFFASIFWGVFASFNAVFAFPQERPVLARERASGMYALSSYFLARTAGDLPMELALPTAFTVVVYLMAALNPSPVAFALTLAVVLAYVLVAGGLGLAVGALMMDAKRASTLVTVIMLAYLLTGGFYVHSVPRFMVWTKYTSFTYYCYRLLIAVQYSGHLKRLLPPEAVHGEVGPGACVAALVAMFFGYRLLAYVALRRVRK